The following is a genomic window from Chloracidobacterium sp..
TCGACCAGCGAATGATAGGCACGAAAGCCGTCTGTATGGACGGTCGAAGTCTTATTCACCTTGCCTTCTAAAATAGCGTAAAGCGTTTTACGAGAGCAGTTAGGAACAATCTCGGTATAGACTTTGCCGTTTCGTTTGTAGATACCGAAAACGATCGTTTTCCCGTATGCTCCGCGTCCTCGCTTTCCGCGAACTCTTCTTGCACCAAAGTATGATTCGTCCAGCTCGACCACTCCTGAAAACGGAGATTCGCTTTCACAGAAAGCTGCCACCGACTCACGAATCTTTTTCAAATATCTGTTCACCGTGTTCCGGTTCAAACCCGTCAATTCGGTGATCTGTGATGCCGTCAGATCAAGTGAAAAATACTTCAATATCTGACGAAATTTTGCTCTCGAAATTCGAGAACGCTTTAGTATCTTGTAACTACCTGTCATTACTAGCGTTATCCTACTATAAAGGATGTTTAACTAGTCATGACCCAAATTTTATATTCGGCTAAAGCCTGTTATT
Proteins encoded in this region:
- a CDS encoding IS1595 family transposase is translated as MTGSYKILKRSRISRAKFRQILKYFSLDLTASQITELTGLNRNTVNRYLKKIRESVAAFCESESPFSGVVELDESYFGARRVRGKRGRGAYGKTIVFGIYKRNGKVYTEIVPNCSRKTLYAILEGKVNKTSTVHTDGFRAYHSLVDLGYKKHYRIDHSKDVFALGTNHINGIESFWGYAKVRLVKFRGMRKSTFYLHLKECEFRFNYRQQNLYSILLNVVKEL